A stretch of DNA from Halorubrum sp. BOL3-1:
ACTGGAGGTCGACGAGGAGGCGGACGCGGAGATCGAAGACGAGACCGAGGAGGAGGCGGCCGAGGAGGCGGCCGAGTCCGAGGACGTCGAGACGGAGCTTCGCCCCCGCGGTCACGCCGACAAGACGCCGGAGCTGGACGACGAGACCGCTCGCGCGCTCGCACAGAAGCACCGCGAGGGGAAACCGCAGTTCAACCGGCAGGACTACCACAAGAAAAAGCGGATCCCGACGTCGTGGCGCAAGCCGCGCGGCGGGCTCTCCAAGCAGCGCCGCCGCATGAAGGCGAAGGGACCGGTCGTCGAGGCCGGCTTCCGTTCGCCGACGGCGTCTCGCGACCTACACCCGAGCGGCTTCGAGGAAGTCCGCGTCCACAACACGGACGACCTCGAGGGCGTCGACGGCGACACGCAGGCGGTGCGGATCGCCTCGAAGGTCGGCGGCCGCAAGCGCGAACTGATCGAAGACGAGGCGGAGGAGCGCGAGATTCGCGTGCTGAACCCGACCTACGTCGAAGTGGAGGTCGACGATGAGTGACCTGAAAGCGCAGAAACGGCTCGCGGCGGACGAGCTCGACGTCGGCAAGGGCCGCGTCTGGCTCGACCCCGAGGCACAAGAAGAGATCGCGGACGCGATCACCCGCGAGGACGTCCGCGAACTCATCGAACAGGGAACGATCCGCGCGACGGACGCGAAGACGAACTCGCGCGGTCGCGCCCGGGAGCGCGCCGAGAAGCGCTCGTACGGGCATCAGTCTGGCGCCGGTACCCGGAAGGGGCAGTCCGGCGCGCGGCAGAACACGAAAGACGACTGGAAGGCGCGCATCCGCGCACAGCGGGCCCGCCTGAAGGAGCTTCGCGACGAGGAAGACGTCCTCGACGCCTCCGAGTACCGCACGCTCTACAACAAGGCGAGCGGCGGAGACTTCGAGGATGTCGCCCGTCTCGAGGCGTTCATTCGGACGCAGTACGGTTACGAGGTGACGGACTAATGGCGACAGGACCACGATACAAGGTGCCGATGCGGCGCCGCCGCGAGGTCAGGACGGATTACCATCAGAGGTTGCGCCTGCTGAAATCGGGCAAGCCTCGCCTGGTCGCCCGGGTGAGCAACGCTCACGTCAGGGCGCAGCTGGTGACCCCCGGACCCGACGGCGACGAGACCCACGCGGCCGCCTCCAGCGAGGAACTCGGCGAGTACGGCTGGGACGCCCCCACGGGCAACCTCCCCAGCGCGTACCTCACCGGGTACCTCGCGGGCGCCCGCGCCGTCGACGCCGGCCTCGACGAGGCCGTCCTCGACATCGGGCTCAACACGGCGACGCCCGGCAACAAGACGTTCGCGGTACAGGAAGGAGCGATCGATGCGGGCCTCGAAATCCCGCACAACGACGACGTGCTGGCCGACTGGCCGCGCACGCGCGGCGAGCACATCGCCGACTACGCCGAGCAGCTCGACGAACCGCTGTACAGCGGCGAGTTTGACGCCAGCGAGCTACCCGAGCACTTCGACGACGTGCTCGCAACAATCCAGGAGGACCATGAGTAGACACAACGACGGCTGGGAACCGCGGACGCGACTCGGCCGCAAGGTACAGGACGGCGACGTTACGTCGATGGAACAGGCCCTCGAATCCGGGCTCCCGATGAAGGAGGCCGAGATCGTCGACCAAGTCCTGCCGGGGCTGGAAGACGAGGTGCTGGACATCAATATGGTCCAGCGTATGACCGACTCGGGCCGCCGCGTGAAGTTCCGCTGCGTGGTCGCCGTGGGCAACCGCGACGGCTACCTCGGCTACGCGCAGGCCCGCGACGACCAGGTCGGCGGCGCGATCGAGAAGGCGATCGACGTCGCGAAGCTGAACATCATCTCGGTCGACCGCGGCTCCGGTTCTTGGGAGGACCAGCCCGGCGGCACCAACTCCCTGACGCGGACGGCGAAGGGGAAGGCCGGCTCCGTCACCGTCGAGGTCAAGCCCGCCCCGCAGGGGCTGGGCCTCGCGGCCGCGGAGACGGTTCGCAACATCTTGGAGCTCGCCGGCGTCGAGGACGCTTGGACGAACTCCGACGGCAACACGCGCACGACGGTGAACCTCGCGAAGGCGACGTTCAACGCCCTCGAGAACGCGGCACAGTCCCGCACGCCCCAGCACGCGCGTGAAGTCCACTACGACGAGGTGAGCGAGTGATGCAGGCGATCGTACAGCTCCGCGGCGATGTCAACCTCGAGTACGGCGTCGAGGACACGCTCGATATGCTGAACGTCGGGCGCGTCAACCACGCGACGTTCGTCCCCGAGACGGACTCGTACCGCGGCATGATCACCAAAGTCAACGACGTCGTCGCGTTCGGGAACCCGAGCGTCGAGGCCGTCGCGCAGACGATCGCGCGGCGCGGCGAGCCGCTTGAAGGCTCCGCCGACGTCGACGACGAGTGGATCGACGACAACACCGAGTACGACGACGTAGCGGCGTTGGCCGAGGCGCTCGTCGACGAGGAGACGACCCTGCGAGATCAGGGCCTCTCGCCGACGCTGCGGCTCCACGCCCCCCGTGGGGGTCACGAGGGTATTAAGCACCCCGTGATCGACGGCGGCGAGCTCGGGAAACACACGACCGAGGAGATCGACAGTCTCCTGGAGGCGATGCGATGACGAGTAAGAAACGACGACAGCGCGGCTCTCGGACCCACGGCGGCGGCACGCACAAGAACCGGCGCGGCGCCGGTCACCGCGGCGGCCGCGGCGCGGCCGGTCGCGCGAAACACGAGTACCACAATTACGGCCCGCTCGGCAAGCACGGATTCAAGCGTCCCGAGGACGCCAAGACGGATGTCCTCGAAGTGAAGATCCAGAAGCTCGACGAGGACGCGGCGCTGTACGCCGCGGACGGCCTCGCTGAAGAGGACGGCGACGCCTACGTCTTCGACGCGCGCGACGTCGTCGACGACGGCTACGAGGCGGACGTCGTGAAGGTGCTCGGCGGCGGACAGGTCCGCCGCGAGCTTCGCGTCACGGCGGACGCGTTCACCGCCGGTGCGGTCGAGCTCATCGAGGAGGCCGGCGGCGAGGCGACGCTCTCCGAGCGCGCCGAAGACGCCGCTGACGAAGCAAAAAACACTTCCGACGACGAGAACGACGAGGCGTAACATGAGCTGGAAGGAGGCCGCCGAACCGGTGCTCTCGCGGATGCCCGTCGTGGAGCGGCCCGCGGGACACGTCCCGTTCAGACGGAAGCTCACGTGGACGGCCGGCATCCTGATCGTCTACTTTTTCCTGACCAACATCAACCCGTTCGGGTTGGCCGTCGGTCAGGGCTCCGACTTCTTCGGGCAGTTCCGATCGGTGCTCGCCGGCTCGTCCGGATCGCTGTTACAGGTCGGTATCGGCCCGATCGTCACGGCGTCCATCGTTCTCCAGCTGCTGGGCGGTGCGAACCTCCTCGGTCTCGACACGGAGAACGACCCGCGCGACCAAGTCCTCTATCAGGGGCTCCAGAAGCTGCTTGTCATCATCGTCACCGCCCTGACGGCGGCGCCGATGGTGTTTACCGGCGGCTTCCTTCCGGCTGACGGCGCGGTCGGGGACGCGCTCGGGATCGGCACGTTCGGCGTCCAGGCGCTGATCTTCGCGCAGGTCTTCGTCGGCGGCGTCCTCATCCTGTTCATGGACGAGATCGTGAGCAAGTGGGGGGTCGGCTCCGGCGTCGGACTGTTCATCATCGCGTCGGTGAGCCAGCAGATCGTCGGCGGCTTCTTCAGCTTCTCCGCGCTCGGTGCGTCCGGCTTCTTCGCGAGCTGGTACGGCGTCATCGTCGGCGACGTGCCCGCATCGCTGTCGCCGTTCACGGCGGAGGGCCTCCAGAATCTCCTGTTCGACCCGGGGAACATTCTGGCGCTTTTCACCACGGTGTTCATATTCGGGATCGTCGTGTACGCGGAGTCGGTCCGCGTCGAGATCCCGCTGTCGCACGCCCGCGTGAAAGGTGCTCGCGGACGCTTCCCGGTGAAGCTCATCTACGCGTCCGTCCTGCCGATGATCCTCGTTCGCGCGTTACAGGCGAACATCCAGTTCCTGGGCCAACTCCTCTCCTCGCAGTGGGCGGGGATGCCCGCGCAGCTCGGCGTCTACAGCGACCAGGGACAGCCCATCTCCGGGCTGTTCTACTACCTGAACCCGATCCAGCGCCGCGATCAGTGGATGTGGTTCCTCGGTGAGATCCCGGCGTCCGTCGAACCGTGGATGATCGCGGTCCGGCTCGGCGTTGACCTGACGTTCATGGTTATCGGCGGCGCCATCTTCGCCATCTTCTGGGTCGAAACGACCGGGATGGGACCGGAGGCGACCGCGAAACAGATCCAGAACTCCGGGATGCAGATCCCCGGGTTCCGCCGGAATCCGCAGGTCGTCGAGAAGGTCATGGAACGGTACATCCCGCAGGTGACCGTTATCGGCGGCGCCCTCGTCGGGCTGCTCGCCGTGATGGCGAACCTGCTCGGCACCATCGGCCAGGTCTCCGGTACCGGCCTGCTGCTCGCGGTCTCTATCACGTACAAGCTGTACGAGGAGATCGCCGAAGAGCAGCTCATGGAAATGCACCCGATGATGCGCCAGATGTTCGGCAACGAGTAACGGCCGTTCTCACGCCTTTCATTTTCAGTAGTCTCTCAGTCAAGTCCGTCTCGCACGGACACGGGACGCCGTGCGGCGCGTTCGAGATCGCTGCCGTCGTGACGTGGACTCACTGACTACAAAGCCGATCGACTTCACCCCCGCCTGGCTTGCCCACCACGTCGCGACTGCGGAGGAGTCTGGGTGATTTCACCGTCTCGGAGCCGTCGATGTCGCTCGACTCGAAGGCCCCAATCGCCGGCTGCCGCCACCGAACTCCGCGACGTGAGTCCACGTCGCCTTCGCGGTCCAGACCGAAACGACGGTGGTCCTCGTGAGTAAACAATATTACAGTCTAGCGGCAACGACGGGATATGACGCTCCTTCGACGCCGCGGCCAGCTCTCGACCGCAACAGGAGGTAGTCGTCCGTGAGCCGTCGCCTCGACGAGATCGATCGTCAGATCGTTCACGCGCTGATGGCCGACGCGCGGAACACCTCGGCCCCGATGATCGCGGAAGATATGAACGTCTCCGCGGGGACGGTCCGGAACCGGATCGAACGCCTCGAGGAGTCGGGCGTGATCCGCGGCTATACGGCCATCGTCGACTTCGAGCAGGCGGACGGACGCCTCACGTCGGTGTTCATGTGTACGGTCCCCGCCGACGAACGGGAGCGGTTGGCGCTGGCGGCGCGGTCCATCCCGGGCGTAATAAACGTTCGCGTGCTGATGGCTGGTCGCCGAGACCTCCAAGTAGTCGCGGTCGGCGAGGAGACGAACGACCTCCGAGAGATCGCCCGGACGCTCTCGGGACTCGACATCCGGATCGAAGACGAGGAGCTGCTCCAAACAGAGCTTCACACCCCGTACTCCCGGTTCCTCTCCGACGACTCGAAGCGATCGGTCGTCACCGACACGGTCACACTCGCTGACGGGACCGCGGTCATTGAGGTGTGTGTCACCGAGGACGCGCCGATCGTCGGCCGGTCGCCGTCGGAAGCCCGCGCCGACGGTCTCCTGTCGAGCGACGCGGTCGTGACGTCGATCGAGCGCGACGGCTCGATAATCCATCCGGTCGACAACGAGACGGTTCGGTCGGACGACGTTGTGACCGTACTCCCGAAAGAGTCCTCCGAGGATGTCCTCAAAGCGTTCCTCGTCGACGAGGAGACCGCGTCGCCGCCCTCTTAAACTCGTCTTCGACCCTCGATCTCTCCGTTTATTATGTCCGGCGGATAAGGGTGGGCCATGGCAGACACGATCCTCGTTCCGCTCGAACTTTCGGATCCCGAGCCGCTGTCTCCGGTGTTGATCGAGGACCTCTCTTCGCTTTCGGTCGTGGTCCTCGGCCACTACAATCTCCCGGAACAGACGCCGGTCAGGTCGGCCCGCGAGCAGTTCGGCGAGGCGGCGCAAGCGACGCTCGACGCGGTCGCTGAACGGTTCGTTGACGCCGGAGCGTCCGTTCGAACGCGACTGGTGTTCGGGAAGGACCGCGCGGCCGCGATCCGGCAGATCGCGGCAGAGGAGAGCTGTGCGGCCGAGCTTGATCCCGCCCCCAGCGGGGGAATAGAGCGGATCCTCGTGCCGCTTCCGGACGTCGCCGAGTTCGACCGCCTCCCGAAGTTCATCCGAATTCTGGCCGAAGACTCGACAAAGGAGATCACGCTGTTCCATGTCGTCAAGAGTGAGGAGTCCCGCGAGCGGGGCGAGACCATCGTCACTGAGACGCGCGAGCGCCTGATCGAAGACGGGTTCGACGCCGAGTCGGTCAACACGCTGGTGGCCGAGGGCAACGAACACGACGAGGAGATCCTCCGGGTCGCGGCCGACTACGACGCGGTCGTGATGTACGAGCCGGAGTCTCGCCTCGGTGACCGCGTGTTCGGCTCGCTGGCGGATCGAATCGCCGACGAGACGGACGACCCGGTGGTCCTCGTCAACCGAGACTACTGAGGCCGGCTCGAACGACGACCGCCCGCCCTTTCGGCCTCTTCAGTCCGCTCCCGTCGAGGCGAGGCCGTCGTCTTCCTCTCCGCGACGGGCGTGAATGATCGTCCCGATCGCTCCGGTCCGATCTGTCCTTGACCGGCCGTACACGAGGTAGACGAGCGCGCTGCCGGCGATGATTCCGGCCGCCCCGAGAACGGGGAGCGTTCCCATCTGCGTCAGGAGGCCCAGCCCGGCGAGGAAGCCGAATATCTGTACGAACGGGTATCCCGGGGCGCGGAACTCGGGCTGGTACGACGGAACGTCCGCCTCCCGGAACGCGATCAGCGCGACGTTGATGATCGAGAAGACGAGAATCTGGAACGCGCTCGCCAGCTTCGCTAACTCGATCACCGGGACGAACGCGATGAGCAGCAGCAACACGATTCCGGTGAGCAGCACGGAGTTCCGCGGCGTCTTGAACCGCGAGTCGATGGTCCGGAGCGCCGGCGGGAGCAGGTCGTCGCGGCTCATTGCGAGCGGGAACCGCGAAGAGGAGAGCACGCCGGCGTTCGCCATGCTCGTCAGCGCGACGATGGCGATCACGGAGATGAACAGCACTCCGACGCCGCCGAGGAGCGCGCTGGCCCCGTCTGCCATCGGCGTGAGCGACGCGGTGCCGTTCGGGCCCCCGGTTGTCAGCACCTCCGGATCGCTCAGGCCGATGATCGCGCCGACGACCGCGACGTACAGGACGGTCATGATTCCCATGGAGCCGAGCATCGCGCGCGGGAGGTTCTTACTGGGCTGTTTCACCTCCTCGGCGACGCTCGCGATCTTCGTGACGCCCGCGTACGAGACGAACACGAAGGCGGCTGCCGTGACAATCCCCCCGCTTCCGTGAGTCGTGAAGGGGGTGTACCGGGTGGTATCGAGGAGGAAGCCGGCGTTGACGACGTACCCGAGCAGTCCGGCGATAACCAGGGTGACGATGACTGCTTGTATCCCGCCGCTCATCTTCGTCCCCGAGACGTTCAGGGCGACGACGAGGACCGCGAGCGCCAGTGCGACGTACACCACCGCCCCCTGCGAGATCGGTGCGAAGAGCAGCAGGTACGCACCGAGACCGACGAGCGCGAACGAGCTCTTGAACACGAGTGAGAACCACGCCCCGACCCCGGCGATCGTCCCAAAGAGCGGACCGAGCGCCCGGTCGATGTATAGGTACGTTCCCCCGGACTCGGGCATCGCCGTCGCCATCTCGGCTTTCGACAGCGCCGCCGGCAACACGACGAGCGCCGCCAGCACGTACGCGAGGATCACTGCCGGCCCCGCCTTCTTGTATCCCAGCGCCGGGAGAACAAATATTCCGCTCCCGATCATCGCACCCATGCTAATCATCATCGTCGGGTACAACCCGAGACTCCGATCGAGGTCGTGGTGGCCCATACAACTACACTTTATTATCCGCTCCCGTGGCTTATGACTACCGGAATACGAAAAGATAGCCCTACCAAATTACTGATACAGAAACAGAATGCGGACAAAATACGTATTATTTATCAGCGCGGAGCCGGCTACGACTCGTCTCGTCCATCGCCCGCCTCATCGCCGGCTTCGTCCGGCTCCTCGGCGGCTTCTTTGACTTTCGCTTCGACCTTCTCCTTGACTTTCTCGTCGACGGTTTCGCCGACCTTCTCTTCGACCTTCTCCTTGACTTTCTCGTCGACGGTTTCGCCGACCTTCTCTTCGACCGTCTTTTCCACCGTCTCCTCGACTTTCCCGGTTACCTCCTCGCTGACGGTGTCGCTGACGTCGTCGGCGACCCCGCTGACTTCCTTGTTGACGGTTTCGCCGACGCTCTTTTCGACCTCCTTGCTCACGGTCTCGCCGACGGTCTCCTCGACGCTCTTTTCGACCTCCTTGCTCACGGTCTCGCCGACGGTCTTTTCGACCTCTTTGTTGACTGTCTCACCGACGGTCTTCTCGACCTCCTTGTCGACGGTCTCACCGACGGTTTCCTCGACCTGTCTTCCGACCTGATCCGCGACCTCGCGGGTCATCCAGTCCGGATCGAACCGCGCCATCTTCCAGACGACGTGGACCACGTACGAGGCGAACACCCCGATCCCGAACGCCATCGCCACGCGGTTCACCGGGAGCGTTGCGATGAGTACGATCGACAAGGCGATCAGCGCGCCGTACGCGATGTCGGTTATCGCGTCCACCCGTGCCGGGCTTACCATCCCCGTCTCTCCGTCTCTCCGTCGAGCGCGTCGCATCGTCGTCGCGTGGCGTCTCCGTTCATACGTCTGTATTCCGCGCCGCCAGCGTAAAAGCCTCTCATTGTCGCGACATCGCCTCGCTCCGTTTATCGCTTCCGGCGCCGCTTCCTACCCGGAGCGCGGTCCTTTTAATCCGGATGGCCGAACCGACGGTATGGACATCGAAGAGGGCGGACTCACCGTTTCCGTCCCGGAGGCCCGCGACGGCGCCAGCGAGGGGACCGGCGGCGGCGTCTTCTTCAACCCGACTCAGGAACTGAACCGCGACGTGACGGTCGCGACGCTACGCGCCTACCGCGAGCGCGAGCCGCGGGTGGCCTCGTATCTCGACGGAATGGCCGCCTCGGGGGTTCGGGGGGTCCGCGCCGCCGCCGAGGGGTACGACGTCACCTGCGCCGATGTCGACGCGGACGCGGTCGACCTCGCCGCCGCCAACCTCGACGCCAACGGTCTCGACGGTGAGGCGGTCCACCGCGACATCAACGCCCTGCTGTACGACGACGGGCCATTCGACGTGGTCGATCTTGACCCGTACGGCACGCCGATCCCGTTCGCGGACGCGGCGTTCGCGAACGGCCGCAACCTGATCTGCGTCACCGCCACCGACACCGCGCCGCTCTGTGGCGCTCACCTTCAGAGCGGGATCCGGAAGTACGGCGCGGTCCCGCGCAACACCGACTATCACCCGGAGATGGGACTCCGAACGCTGATCTCCGCGCTCGTCCGGACCGCGGCGCGCTACGACAAGGCGGCGCGGCCGATCGTCTCCCACGTCTCTCGTCACTACGCCCGGACCTACCTCGAACTGGAGTCTGGCGCCCGTGCGGCCGACGACTGTATTGAACGGCTGGGCTACGTGGACCACTGCGAGGACTGCCTGTGGCGGTCGGCGTCGCCCGGCCGCATCGCCGATCCGGTCGACGCCTGTCCGGAGTGCGGAAGCGACCGGATTCTCACGGCCGGTCCGATCTGGCTCGGTCCGGTCGCGGACCCCGACTTCGCGCGCGCGGTCCGCCGCGAGGTAACCGACGACATGGGCGAGGCGAAGCGGGCGCGCAAACTGCTCGGCACCGTTGCGCGCGAACTCGACACGCCGACGCACTACGATCAACACCGACTGTACAAGCAGTGGGGCGAGCCGGCCATCGGCATGGACGAGTTCGTCGAGCGGCTGCGCGGGGCCGGTCACGAGGCGAGCCGCGCGCACTACCGCGGGACGGCGGTCAAGAGCACGGCGTCGATCCCGGAGATGCGCGAGGTGGTCCTCGGCGACGACGCGGACTGACGACGCGGTTCCCGATGACGGTGCGGACCGACGACGCCTCCGCTCGCGGTCGGTACCCACCCGCTTTTGTCGCCATCGGTCGAAGGCCGGAGCGTGTTCCGACACTCGCGCACCGCGTTCGGCACGGCTCGGCGTGTCGCCGCCCTCGCGATCGACCGACAGGTGACGTTTCTCGCGGCCGCGATCGCCTACTACGCGTTCGTCTCGCTCGTCCCCGCGCTCCTGTTGCTCGTCGTCGTCGCCACCGCCGTCTTCGGTGAGACCGTCGCCGCGGAGCTGGTCGCGTTGACGGGAGATCTCCTCACGCCGGCCGGCGAGGAGGCGGTCGTCGCCGCCGTCTCCTCGGCCGGCGGACGGACCGGTGCGAGCCTGATGGGCGTCGCCGTGCTGCTCTGGTCGACGCTGAAGGTGTTCCGCGGACTCGACACGGCCTTCGTCTCACTGTACGGCGGCGACCCGACCCCGGGATTCCTCAGGCAGGCCGTCGACGCCGCCTCGGTCGTCGTCGGCGTCGGTATCGGCGTGATGGTCGGTGGCGGCGCGTTCGTCGCGGCCGCCGACGCGGTCCCGCCGGTCGAGGCGCCGAGCGTCCTCGCGTTGCCCGCCTTTCTCGCCGTCGTCTTCCTCCCGACGTACTACCTCCTCCCGCAGCCGACGGTCGGCGTCCGCGAGGCGCTGCGGGTGCGGTGTTCGCGGCGGTCTGCTGGACGCTGCTTCAGGCCGGGTTTCAGGTATACGCTGCGGGAGCCGCCCAGTACCAGGTGTACGGCGTCATCGGCGGCGTCCTGCTGCTGGTCACGTGGCTGTACCTCGCGGCCGTCGTCGTCGTGCTCGGCGGCGTGGTCAACGCGGTGTTCGCGGGACGGGCCACCTCCGGCGACCCCGATCGAACCGGATCCACCGCCGGTCCCGTCGCGAGTTCGGACGACGCCGAGGACCGGCAGTTACAACAGGACCGCGGCCGACTCACGGGTATGAACGGCGAGTCGGACGCCTCCGGCGACGACGACGAACGGCCGCAGGGAGCGCCGGACGTCGCCGCCCTCGAAGCGGAGGTCCGGGAGCTGCGGTCGCAGCTCGACGAGTTCGAAGGCGACGTGGAACGGCGCACGGTCGACAAGCCCGAGGTCGAGTCGGAGCTGAAACGGTACGTCCGGTCACAGATGCGTCGCG
This window harbors:
- a CDS encoding 50S ribosomal protein L19e — its product is MSDLKAQKRLAADELDVGKGRVWLDPEAQEEIADAITREDVRELIEQGTIRATDAKTNSRGRARERAEKRSYGHQSGAGTRKGQSGARQNTKDDWKARIRAQRARLKELRDEEDVLDASEYRTLYNKASGGDFEDVARLEAFIRTQYGYEVTD
- a CDS encoding 50S ribosomal protein L18, with the translated sequence MATGPRYKVPMRRRREVRTDYHQRLRLLKSGKPRLVARVSNAHVRAQLVTPGPDGDETHAAASSEELGEYGWDAPTGNLPSAYLTGYLAGARAVDAGLDEAVLDIGLNTATPGNKTFAVQEGAIDAGLEIPHNDDVLADWPRTRGEHIADYAEQLDEPLYSGEFDASELPEHFDDVLATIQEDHE
- a CDS encoding 30S ribosomal protein S5, with amino-acid sequence MSRHNDGWEPRTRLGRKVQDGDVTSMEQALESGLPMKEAEIVDQVLPGLEDEVLDINMVQRMTDSGRRVKFRCVVAVGNRDGYLGYAQARDDQVGGAIEKAIDVAKLNIISVDRGSGSWEDQPGGTNSLTRTAKGKAGSVTVEVKPAPQGLGLAAAETVRNILELAGVEDAWTNSDGNTRTTVNLAKATFNALENAAQSRTPQHAREVHYDEVSE
- a CDS encoding 50S ribosomal protein L32e — encoded protein: MADELEDISGVGPSKADALREAGYETVEDVKAASQSELSEVDGVGNALAARVKADVGGLEVDEEADAEIEDETEEEAAEEAAESEDVETELRPRGHADKTPELDDETARALAQKHREGKPQFNRQDYHKKKRIPTSWRKPRGGLSKQRRRMKAKGPVVEAGFRSPTASRDLHPSGFEEVRVHNTDDLEGVDGDTQAVRIASKVGGRKRELIEDEAEEREIRVLNPTYVEVEVDDE
- a CDS encoding tRNA (guanine(26)-N(2))-dimethyltransferase; this translates as MDIEEGGLTVSVPEARDGASEGTGGGVFFNPTQELNRDVTVATLRAYREREPRVASYLDGMAASGVRGVRAAAEGYDVTCADVDADAVDLAAANLDANGLDGEAVHRDINALLYDDGPFDVVDLDPYGTPIPFADAAFANGRNLICVTATDTAPLCGAHLQSGIRKYGAVPRNTDYHPEMGLRTLISALVRTAARYDKAARPIVSHVSRHYARTYLELESGARAADDCIERLGYVDHCEDCLWRSASPGRIADPVDACPECGSDRILTAGPIWLGPVADPDFARAVRREVTDDMGEAKRARKLLGTVARELDTPTHYDQHRLYKQWGEPAIGMDEFVERLRGAGHEASRAHYRGTAVKSTASIPEMREVVLGDDAD
- a CDS encoding APC family permease translates to MGHHDLDRSLGLYPTMMISMGAMIGSGIFVLPALGYKKAGPAVILAYVLAALVVLPAALSKAEMATAMPESGGTYLYIDRALGPLFGTIAGVGAWFSLVFKSSFALVGLGAYLLLFAPISQGAVVYVALALAVLVVALNVSGTKMSGGIQAVIVTLVIAGLLGYVVNAGFLLDTTRYTPFTTHGSGGIVTAAAFVFVSYAGVTKIASVAEEVKQPSKNLPRAMLGSMGIMTVLYVAVVGAIIGLSDPEVLTTGGPNGTASLTPMADGASALLGGVGVLFISVIAIVALTSMANAGVLSSSRFPLAMSRDDLLPPALRTIDSRFKTPRNSVLLTGIVLLLLIAFVPVIELAKLASAFQILVFSIINVALIAFREADVPSYQPEFRAPGYPFVQIFGFLAGLGLLTQMGTLPVLGAAGIIAGSALVYLVYGRSRTDRTGAIGTIIHARRGEEDDGLASTGAD
- a CDS encoding uL15m family ribosomal protein, giving the protein MTSKKRRQRGSRTHGGGTHKNRRGAGHRGGRGAAGRAKHEYHNYGPLGKHGFKRPEDAKTDVLEVKIQKLDEDAALYAADGLAEEDGDAYVFDARDVVDDGYEADVVKVLGGGQVRRELRVTADAFTAGAVELIEEAGGEATLSERAEDAADEAKNTSDDENDEA
- a CDS encoding Lrp/AsnC family transcriptional regulator, which translates into the protein MSRRLDEIDRQIVHALMADARNTSAPMIAEDMNVSAGTVRNRIERLEESGVIRGYTAIVDFEQADGRLTSVFMCTVPADERERLALAARSIPGVINVRVLMAGRRDLQVVAVGEETNDLREIARTLSGLDIRIEDEELLQTELHTPYSRFLSDDSKRSVVTDTVTLADGTAVIEVCVTEDAPIVGRSPSEARADGLLSSDAVVTSIERDGSIIHPVDNETVRSDDVVTVLPKESSEDVLKAFLVDEETASPPS
- a CDS encoding universal stress protein; the protein is MADTILVPLELSDPEPLSPVLIEDLSSLSVVVLGHYNLPEQTPVRSAREQFGEAAQATLDAVAERFVDAGASVRTRLVFGKDRAAAIRQIAAEESCAAELDPAPSGGIERILVPLPDVAEFDRLPKFIRILAEDSTKEITLFHVVKSEESRERGETIVTETRERLIEDGFDAESVNTLVAEGNEHDEEILRVAADYDAVVMYEPESRLGDRVFGSLADRIADETDDPVVLVNRDY
- a CDS encoding 50S ribosomal protein L30, producing MQAIVQLRGDVNLEYGVEDTLDMLNVGRVNHATFVPETDSYRGMITKVNDVVAFGNPSVEAVAQTIARRGEPLEGSADVDDEWIDDNTEYDDVAALAEALVDEETTLRDQGLSPTLRLHAPRGGHEGIKHPVIDGGELGKHTTEEIDSLLEAMR
- the secY gene encoding preprotein translocase subunit SecY, producing the protein MSWKEAAEPVLSRMPVVERPAGHVPFRRKLTWTAGILIVYFFLTNINPFGLAVGQGSDFFGQFRSVLAGSSGSLLQVGIGPIVTASIVLQLLGGANLLGLDTENDPRDQVLYQGLQKLLVIIVTALTAAPMVFTGGFLPADGAVGDALGIGTFGVQALIFAQVFVGGVLILFMDEIVSKWGVGSGVGLFIIASVSQQIVGGFFSFSALGASGFFASWYGVIVGDVPASLSPFTAEGLQNLLFDPGNILALFTTVFIFGIVVYAESVRVEIPLSHARVKGARGRFPVKLIYASVLPMILVRALQANIQFLGQLLSSQWAGMPAQLGVYSDQGQPISGLFYYLNPIQRRDQWMWFLGEIPASVEPWMIAVRLGVDLTFMVIGGAIFAIFWVETTGMGPEATAKQIQNSGMQIPGFRRNPQVVEKVMERYIPQVTVIGGALVGLLAVMANLLGTIGQVSGTGLLLAVSITYKLYEEIAEEQLMEMHPMMRQMFGNE